Proteins from a genomic interval of Stenotrophomonas sp. 24(2023):
- the bioB gene encoding biotin synthase BioB translates to MATAIRHDWQHDELQALFELPFPELLFRAAAVHREHFDPAQVQVSTLLSVKTGGCPEDCAYCPQAQRYDTGVSAQKLMDTEAVVARARAARDAGASRFCMGAAWRSPKDRDIPKVAAMIREVKALGLETCATLGMLSGEQAQALREAGLDYYNHNLDTSPDYYDSIIHTRQYQDRLDTLGHVRDAGLKTCCGGIVGMGETRAHRVGLLLALATLPAHPDSVPINKLVQVAGTPLHGSAELDPFEFVRMIAVARIVMPRSMVRLSAGREAMSDELQALCFLAGANSIFYGEKLLTTGNPDTARDQALFARLGLVPMAVAVDAADHDHPGTVHAQITEAGGAPGDGCGGGCAHAA, encoded by the coding sequence ATGGCCACCGCCATCCGCCACGACTGGCAGCACGACGAACTGCAGGCGCTGTTCGAGCTCCCGTTCCCGGAACTGCTGTTCCGCGCCGCCGCTGTCCACCGCGAGCACTTCGACCCGGCCCAGGTGCAGGTCTCAACCCTGCTGTCGGTCAAGACCGGGGGCTGCCCCGAGGACTGCGCTTACTGCCCTCAGGCCCAGCGCTACGACACCGGCGTGTCGGCACAGAAGCTGATGGATACCGAGGCGGTGGTCGCCCGTGCACGTGCCGCGCGCGATGCCGGCGCCTCGCGCTTCTGCATGGGCGCGGCGTGGCGTTCGCCGAAGGACCGCGACATCCCGAAGGTCGCGGCAATGATCCGCGAGGTGAAGGCGCTGGGCCTGGAAACCTGCGCCACGCTGGGCATGCTCAGCGGCGAACAGGCCCAGGCGCTGCGTGAGGCAGGGCTGGACTACTACAACCACAACCTGGACACCTCGCCGGACTACTACGATTCGATCATCCATACCCGCCAGTACCAGGACCGCCTGGATACGCTGGGCCATGTGCGCGATGCCGGGCTGAAGACCTGCTGCGGCGGGATCGTCGGCATGGGCGAAACCCGCGCGCACCGGGTCGGCCTGCTGCTGGCGCTGGCCACGCTGCCGGCGCACCCCGATTCGGTACCGATCAACAAGCTGGTGCAGGTGGCCGGCACGCCCCTGCATGGCAGCGCGGAGCTGGACCCGTTCGAGTTCGTGCGGATGATCGCCGTGGCGCGCATCGTGATGCCGCGCTCGATGGTGCGGCTGTCGGCCGGCCGCGAGGCGATGAGCGATGAACTGCAGGCGCTGTGCTTCCTGGCCGGTGCCAATTCGATCTTCTACGGTGAGAAACTGCTGACCACCGGCAACCCGGATACCGCGCGCGACCAGGCCCTGTTCGCCCGGCTCGGCCTGGTGCCGATGGCGGTAGCCGTCGATGCCGCCGACCATGACCACCCCGGCACGGTCCACGCGCAGATCACCGAGGCCGGCGGGGCGCCTGGGGACGGCTGCGGGGGCGGTTGCGCGCACGCGGCCTGA
- the bioF gene encoding 8-amino-7-oxononanoate synthase has translation MARPDLTARLLAQRALRDAQGRRRTRRTVDRRDGVRLEVDGRWLTGFCSNDYLGLAQQFGVVNALQDAAAREGVGSGASHLVCGHHALHEALERDVADWLGYPRALLFGSGFAANLAVQQALLSEENDVCVQDKLNHASLIDATRLAGARLRRYPHLDSEGALRQLKHAPEGAAMLATDGVFSMDGDVAPLRALSLVARLQQALLYVDDAHGVGVVGKCGRGSVAAAGLGVAEVPLQLVTLGKALGGHGALVLGSEDLIAHLAETARPYIYTTAVPPPLAASALEAVRLARRDHWRREKLVELIGLFRSGARAHGLPLMASDTPIQPLLCGSDADAMALSQALEQAGWLVGAIRPPTVPDGKARLRVTLSALHTPEQVRGLVDAIASARDRLAATATALPSPPPLPVSA, from the coding sequence ATGGCCCGCCCCGACCTGACCGCCCGCCTGCTTGCCCAGCGTGCCCTGCGCGATGCCCAGGGCCGCCGCCGCACCCGTCGCACGGTGGACCGCCGCGACGGCGTCCGCCTGGAGGTGGATGGGCGCTGGCTGACCGGCTTCTGCAGCAACGACTACCTGGGCCTGGCCCAGCAGTTCGGCGTGGTCAACGCCCTGCAGGATGCCGCCGCCCGCGAGGGCGTGGGTTCGGGTGCCTCGCACCTGGTCTGTGGCCACCATGCCCTGCACGAAGCGCTGGAACGCGATGTCGCCGACTGGCTGGGGTACCCGCGTGCGCTGCTGTTCGGCAGCGGCTTTGCCGCCAACCTGGCCGTGCAGCAGGCCCTGCTGAGCGAAGAGAACGATGTCTGCGTGCAGGACAAGCTCAACCACGCCAGCCTGATCGACGCCACCCGCCTGGCCGGCGCGCGCCTGCGCCGTTACCCGCACCTGGACAGTGAAGGCGCGCTGCGCCAGCTCAAGCATGCGCCGGAAGGTGCGGCGATGCTGGCCACCGACGGCGTGTTCAGCATGGACGGCGACGTGGCGCCGCTGCGCGCCCTGTCCCTGGTCGCGCGCCTGCAGCAGGCGCTGCTGTACGTGGACGATGCCCATGGCGTGGGCGTGGTCGGCAAGTGCGGGCGCGGTTCGGTGGCCGCCGCCGGGCTCGGCGTGGCCGAGGTCCCCCTGCAGCTGGTCACGCTGGGCAAGGCACTGGGCGGCCATGGCGCGCTGGTGCTGGGCAGCGAAGACCTGATCGCACACCTGGCCGAAACGGCGCGCCCCTACATCTACACCACTGCGGTGCCGCCACCGCTGGCAGCCTCGGCGCTGGAAGCGGTGCGCCTGGCACGCCGCGACCACTGGCGCCGCGAAAAGCTGGTCGAGCTGATCGGCCTGTTCCGCAGCGGTGCCCGTGCGCATGGCCTGCCCCTGATGGCCTCCGATACACCGATCCAACCGCTGCTGTGCGGCAGCGATGCCGATGCCATGGCGCTGTCGCAGGCGCTGGAGCAGGCCGGTTGGCTGGTCGGTGCGATCCGTCCGCCCACTGTGCCGGACGGCAAGGCACGCCTGCGCGTGACCCTGTCGGCACTGCACACCCCCGAACAGGTGCGTGGCCTGGTGGACGCCATCGCCAGCGCGCGTGACCGCCTGGCAGCGACGGCCACAGCGCTGCCCAGCCCACCGCCGCTGCCGGTTTCCGCCTGA
- the bioH gene encoding pimeloyl-ACP methyl ester esterase BioH, which yields MHIDVTGQGPDLVLIHGWALQGGVFAPLVQRLADRFTLHCVDLPGHGHSREDSTPLRLPYVVNAIAAATPPAVWCGWSLGGLFALHAAATLPKVRGLAMIAATPRFVRGDDWPHAVEPSVFAQFGQELATDFSGTLDRFLALDVMGSAHAREELRTLRQRLVERGAPTERALHEGLQLLEQADLRGALPTLGKPSLWIAGQRDRLVSPAAMQAAAALAPGAQVLTVAQGGHAPFLGHADEVAQALQHFVAGLSASDRGQ from the coding sequence ATGCATATCGATGTCACCGGCCAGGGGCCGGACCTGGTGCTGATCCATGGCTGGGCGCTGCAGGGCGGGGTGTTCGCACCGCTGGTGCAACGCCTGGCCGATCGCTTCACCCTGCACTGTGTCGACCTGCCCGGGCATGGCCACAGCCGCGAGGACAGCACACCGCTGCGGCTGCCCTACGTGGTCAACGCCATTGCCGCCGCCACGCCGCCGGCGGTCTGGTGCGGCTGGTCGCTCGGCGGCCTGTTCGCCCTGCATGCGGCAGCCACCCTGCCGAAGGTACGCGGGCTGGCGATGATCGCGGCAACGCCGCGCTTCGTACGCGGGGATGACTGGCCCCATGCGGTGGAGCCGAGCGTGTTCGCGCAGTTCGGGCAGGAGCTGGCGACGGACTTCAGTGGCACGCTGGACCGTTTCCTGGCACTGGACGTGATGGGTTCGGCGCATGCGCGCGAGGAACTGCGCACCCTGCGCCAGCGCCTGGTCGAGCGCGGTGCACCCACCGAACGTGCCCTGCACGAAGGCCTGCAGCTGCTGGAGCAGGCCGACCTGCGCGGTGCGCTGCCCACGCTGGGCAAGCCGAGCCTGTGGATTGCCGGCCAGCGCGACCGCCTGGTGTCACCGGCGGCGATGCAGGCCGCTGCGGCACTGGCGCCCGGGGCACAGGTACTGACCGTGGCCCAGGGCGGCCACGCGCCCTTCCTCGGCCATGCCGACGAGGTGGCACAGGCGCTGCAACACTTCGTTGCCGGCCTGTCGGCCAGTGATCGCGGACAATGA
- a CDS encoding SDR family oxidoreductase → MDLGISGRWALVCGASKGLGLGCAQALAHEGVNLVIVARGEAALQAAAAQLRTVPGVGEVRAVAADVTTEQGRALALAACPQVDILVTNAGGPPPGDFRTFERADWIAAIDANMLAPIALIRATVDAMIARGFGRIVNITSSAVKAPIDSLALSNGARSGLTGFVAGLSRRTVAHNVTLNNLLPGQFDTDRLRGNFAHAAAQQGIGDAAFAEQKRKAIPAGRFGQADEFGAACAFLCSARAGYITGQNLLIDGGAYPGTF, encoded by the coding sequence ATGGATCTGGGTATTTCCGGCCGCTGGGCGCTGGTCTGCGGCGCCAGCAAGGGGCTTGGCCTGGGCTGCGCGCAGGCGCTGGCCCACGAAGGCGTGAACCTGGTCATCGTTGCCCGTGGCGAAGCAGCCCTGCAGGCCGCCGCCGCGCAGCTGCGCACCGTGCCCGGCGTGGGCGAGGTGCGCGCCGTGGCCGCCGATGTCACCACCGAACAAGGCCGTGCACTGGCCCTGGCAGCCTGCCCGCAGGTGGACATCCTGGTGACCAACGCCGGCGGCCCGCCACCGGGTGACTTCCGCACCTTCGAACGCGCCGACTGGATCGCCGCGATCGATGCCAACATGCTGGCCCCGATCGCGCTGATCCGCGCCACGGTCGACGCGATGATCGCGCGTGGCTTCGGTCGCATCGTCAACATCACCTCCTCGGCGGTGAAGGCGCCGATCGACAGCCTGGCGCTGTCCAACGGCGCGCGCAGTGGCCTGACCGGCTTCGTGGCCGGCCTGTCGCGGCGTACGGTGGCGCACAACGTGACCCTCAACAACCTGTTGCCCGGGCAGTTCGACACCGACCGCCTGCGCGGCAACTTCGCCCATGCCGCGGCCCAGCAGGGCATCGGCGATGCGGCCTTTGCCGAGCAGAAGCGCAAGGCGATCCCGGCCGGCCGCTTCGGCCAGGCCGACGAATTCGGTGCCGCGTGCGCGTTCCTGTGCAGCGCGCGCGCCGGCTACATCACCGGGCAGAACCTGCTGATCGACGGCGGCGCCTACCCGGGTACGTTCTGA
- the bioC gene encoding malonyl-ACP O-methyltransferase BioC: protein MTTPFDAHHIRRAFSRAAGSYDAAAALQREVQGRLMESLDYLEARTPAVVLDVGTGTGHGAALMKKRWPKAQVIALDLALPMLAQAKRQAGWWKPFQRVCADAAALPLADNSIDVIFSNLCLQWVEDLPAVFAGFRRVLKPGGLLLCSTFGPETLVELNEAFAAADDRPHVSRFPPIAQFGDALMMAGFRDPVLDRDLFTLTYDDLPALMRELRALGATNARQDRRHTLTGRGRFAAAATAYEALRRDDGKLPSSWEVLYAHAWAPDPGAPIRERGQDIAAVPVSAIPIRRKQP, encoded by the coding sequence ATGACCACCCCGTTCGATGCCCACCATATCCGTCGCGCGTTCTCGCGTGCCGCCGGCAGCTACGATGCCGCCGCCGCGCTGCAGCGCGAGGTGCAGGGCCGGCTGATGGAATCGCTGGATTACCTGGAGGCACGCACGCCGGCCGTGGTGCTGGACGTGGGCACCGGCACCGGCCATGGCGCGGCGCTGATGAAGAAGCGCTGGCCCAAGGCGCAGGTGATCGCCCTGGACCTGGCGCTGCCGATGCTGGCCCAGGCCAAGCGCCAGGCGGGCTGGTGGAAGCCGTTCCAGCGCGTATGCGCCGATGCGGCGGCGCTGCCACTGGCCGACAACAGCATCGATGTGATCTTCAGCAACCTGTGCCTGCAATGGGTGGAAGACCTGCCGGCGGTGTTTGCCGGCTTCCGTCGGGTGCTCAAGCCCGGCGGCCTGCTGCTGTGTTCCACCTTCGGCCCGGAAACGCTGGTGGAACTCAACGAAGCGTTCGCTGCCGCCGACGACCGCCCGCACGTCAGTCGATTCCCGCCCATCGCGCAGTTCGGCGATGCGCTGATGATGGCGGGCTTCCGCGATCCGGTGCTGGACCGTGACCTGTTCACCCTGACCTACGATGACCTGCCGGCGTTGATGCGCGAGCTGCGTGCACTGGGCGCGACCAACGCCCGCCAGGACCGCCGCCATACCCTTACCGGGCGTGGCCGTTTCGCCGCCGCCGCCACCGCCTACGAGGCACTGCGCCGTGACGATGGCAAGCTGCCCAGCAGCTGGGAAGTGCTGTACGCCCATGCCTGGGCCCCGGACCCGGGTGCCCCGATCCGCGAGCGTGGGCAGGACATCGCCGCTGTCCCGGTCTCGGCCATTCCGATCCGGCGCAAGCAGCCCTGA
- a CDS encoding YdcF family protein gives MGAGMSRHRAGPLGWLWRLLVLVLLWLLGVTAWIVWVGERDQAARADAIIVLGAAAYDAKPSPVFEERIRHGLDLYNAGYAPLLIFTGGYGGSSARFSESQVARRYALKHGVPDSAIMIETASRNTVQNLVEAKRLMDQRGLHRVIIVSDPLHMARALRLSKAMGIEALASSTPSTRFRSFHTSWRFLAQEIYFFHRDLFVSATNG, from the coding sequence ATGGGCGCGGGCATGAGCCGGCACCGGGCAGGGCCACTGGGCTGGTTGTGGCGGCTGCTGGTGCTGGTGCTGCTGTGGCTGCTGGGTGTCACCGCCTGGATCGTATGGGTGGGTGAGCGTGACCAGGCCGCACGCGCCGATGCGATCATCGTGCTGGGTGCGGCCGCCTACGATGCAAAGCCCTCACCGGTGTTCGAAGAGCGCATCCGGCATGGGCTGGATCTGTACAACGCCGGTTATGCGCCGCTGCTGATCTTCACCGGCGGCTACGGTGGCAGCAGCGCCCGCTTTTCCGAATCGCAGGTGGCGCGGCGCTATGCACTCAAGCATGGCGTGCCCGACAGCGCGATCATGATCGAGACCGCCTCGCGCAACACCGTGCAGAACCTGGTCGAAGCCAAGCGCTTGATGGACCAGCGTGGCCTGCACCGGGTCATCATCGTCAGCGACCCGCTGCACATGGCCCGTGCCCTGCGCCTGAGCAAGGCCATGGGCATCGAGGCACTGGCCTCGTCCACGCCCAGCACGCGCTTCCGCAGCTTCCACACCAGCTGGCGGTTCCTGGCGCAGGAAATCTATTTCTTCCACCGCGACCTGTTCGTCAGCGCGACGAACGGGTAA